The Meiothermus sp. region GGTGTTGCAAAAACCCAGGGCTTTGCTACAGCCCGGCACCCGCCTGGTGGATGCGTACGGGCGCATCGTGTACGTGGGCGAGGTAGGCGAGAGCGGGATCGGTCAGGTACGGGTAATCACCGCCGAGGAGATTCTGGTGGCCGAAAAGGGACGCTTCGAGCAGGGTGCGCTGGTGCTCTCCGAAGGGATGCGGGTGACCTATGGCGGGGCCCGGCCCCGCACTGTGGCACGCTTTGAGCGGGCTACGGTGCCGCTAGTGGAACTTTCCCTCGAGCCCCCCGGTGGCCTCTTCAGCCTGACGGTGGCTGAGTTGCGCCAGCGCATCGCCCAGTACAAAGCCCAGGGGCTCCCCTACCATGCCGAGCTAACCGCCCTGAACCGCAAATGGGCCGAACCTGCCGCGGTGTACTCGTTCGCCATTTTTGCCGTGGGGTTGGCCTTTTTCTTGCTGGGTGGCAGCCGCAGCCTGGGCATGCTGGGGGTGGTGGTGCTCACCTTCATCTACTACGCCACCTGGAGCGTGGGCCGCATCATGGGCGAGCAGGGGGTGCTACATCCCATCCTGGCCGCCTGGGGGCCCAACCTGCTCTATGCGCTGGCCGGTCTGGCGCTCTTGCGACTGGGGAAGCGATGAACAGGGGTGCTGGACATCTGGCATTAGGAACCAAAAGGTCGTGGGTTGGCTGGCAACCCCGCCTTTTCCGGTGCCTGGGCCTTCCCCTCCCTCTGCTGATGCTGATTTTTATCCTGTGGACACCCGGCCTGGCACAGGAGACCGAGCAAGCCCCGGCCACGGGGGGTAAACGCCTGAAAATCCTCGAGGCCGAACGTTTAGAACTTAGAAACGAGAATAACGAGGAACTGGTGATTCTGGTGGGCAACCCGGTCAAGATGGATCGGGACGGCGAAAGCATCGAGGCCCCCCGGGTGGTCTTCAACCGCACCCGAAAGCGCCTTTTGCTTTTGGGCGGGGTGCGTTACAAGGACAAGCAGGGCCAGTTGATCGAAGCCGAGGAACTCGAGCTCTTCACCGACGACGAAAGCTTCGAGGCCATCCAGGTGAGGATCGAGTCGGGTGAGTTTTATCTGGAGGGCCCCATCTGCCAGCGGGCCGCCGGGCAGATCCTGCTGCAAGAAGGCTACCTGACCCCCTGTCAGCGCTGCGAGCAGGAGGTGGCCGATTATGCCTTCCAGGCCCAGGAAGTGCTGCTTTATCCGGGTGACCGGATTATCGCCCGGGGGGTGTGGGTGCTCTTGCGCGGCGAGCGTACCCTGTACCTGCCGGTGCTGCTCTTGTTCTTGAACGAACGGCGGCCCAAGCTCGAGTTCGGCCAGAGCGAGAGCGACGGGGTGTTTGTGACCGCCGACCTGCCCTATGTCGCCGAGTTTGGCATCGGCTTCACCCTGCTGCGCTACTTCGAGCGGCGGGGCTGGGGCTTTGGCTTCGACCACTACGGCATCGGGGCGGCGCTGGAACACTACCAGTTTTTGTACCTGCCCCCCCCAGCCGGGCTGGTGCTGCCCGACAGCGACCCACGTAAGGACGGGATTTTCAAGTACCGCTTCAGCTACAAGCTGGAAGAGCCCGACTGGCGCCTGGAGGGACAGGTCGTGCGCGACGATAGCTCACAGGTAGAGCCGCGCTTTTTGCAGGGAGCGGGGGGCCAACCCGACTACACCACCTTTTTCCTCGAGGGGGCCACCCGGCAGGGCGAGCCCCTCTACCGCCTCACCCTGGACGGCTACCTCGACCACAACCCCCTGGCCCTACCCAACGAACGCACCACCCCCAAGCGCCTGCCCGAGGCCGAGGTTAGCTTTCCCAGGGGCATCGAGGGCGAGCTGCGGCTCAACGGGCGGGTTTTGCTGGGCTACTACGAAGCCCCCTCCAACCCCCTCAACCGCAGCGCCCGGCGGCTCGGGCCTTATATTGGGGCGGGGCGGCTCTGGGTGGAGTATCGCAGCAGCTACCGCCCCGCGACGCCCCCCTGGCCGGGCCTTAGTTTTAGCCTCGAGAACACCTTTATCGGGCGCTACTACAGCACCCAGAACTTCGACCCCCAGGGCAACCCCACCGAGTTCGAGCGCCTGATCCGCTGGGATACCCGGGCCAGCCTGGGCCAGACCCTGGGGGCTTTTAGCGTGAACCTGAGCGTGAGCCGCAATGTGGTGGAGGGCGAGACCCCCTTCCAGTTCGACTTCGAGCGCCCCCAGCGCACCAGCCGGCTGGAGGGTTCGTTCAGTTTCAACCCCGACCCCCTTTTTTCCTTTACCGCACGGGCTTCGCGCGACCTCGAGCGCCGCATCTTCGACCCCCCCGCCGAGTTCGCCCTCACCTCGCGCCCCTTCCCCTGGTTCAACCTCACTACCAGCATCAGCCGCGACCTCGAGCAGGGCCGCTGGGGCCTCTTGCGTTCTAACCTGGGCCTCTCCCCCGCCCCCTTCAGCCTGAACCTGGCCTACGAGCGCCAGCTCGAGCTCGGCCTGGATCGCCTTTTCAGCCTGAGCGCGGCCTACAACCCCCAGCCCTTCAACTTCTCGCTGCGCACCGCCTACCGCTACTGGGACGTGCAGGAAAAAGAAGTCCGGCCCCCTGAGCAGATTCCCCTGATTGCCCGCTACGACCCGCTCGAGCTAGCCGCCAGCTACAACCCCCCCGGCAACACCACCTCGCTCAGCCACAGCCGCGACCTGAACAACGGGCAGGCCATCCGCACCGAGCTCAACGTGGTGCTGCAAGAGCCCCCGGACAGCTTCCGTTTGCGCCTGAGCTTCACCCACCTCTACGCCCCGCTGCCCTCCCTCACCAACCCCAACCCCGGGGTTACCCCCGCGCTCTTCGACGGCCTGGCCCAGCTCACCCTGAGCCTGCACACCCTGGCCTTCGCGCATACCATCGGCTTTGCTGCGGGCAGCGAGACTCGTTTCCGGCTGGGCTACCAGTACAGCGCCGACCTCTTTCAGGCTGACCTTTTGTGGAACTACCGCGAGGGCCTGCTGCGCAACCCCCGCCTCTTTGTGCGGGCCGCGGTGCGCGAACCCGAGGTATTCATCAACGAGGTCTCGGCGGAGTTTCACTTCCCCGAAAGCGAAAACCCCCTCACCCTCGAGGACGACACCCAGGCTTTTTTGCGTTTTGTGCGCTTCAGCGGCGAGCTGGAAATTTTCCCCGCCCCCCTGCGCCTAGAAGACCCCCCCGGCCTCTCGTTGCAGGGGTTTGTGGCCCTGGAGCGCCTCTCGAACAACAGCGGGCGCTTCCGCGTGACCCTACGCGAGTTTGGCCCCACCTTTAGCTTTATGGGCCTGGAAAAAACCCGTCTATTCTACCGCATGGTGTGGAACGCCCCCGAAAGCGGTGGGGTTAATCCCAAGGAGTTCTTCTTGCCCAACCTCGAGGGCACCCTCCTGCGCCCGCGCTTTGATCTGATCATTGACCGTTGCTGCTGGGCTTTTCGGGCCAGCCTGGATACCCTCAAGCAAGAGTTCAAGTTTTCCTTTGCCCTGGGGGGCGATGCCGCTGAGTTCCTGTTCAACCAGAACAACATCGTCCTGCCCGGCGGCATCAAACTCCCCAGCCCCGGAGGACGCTAGATGAAACCCCTCGCGCCCACCCTGTTCCTCGGAGTTGCTTTGCTGGCTGCCTGCACCGGCAGCAGCGAGCAGCCTACCCCCGCCCTGCTGGCCGCCGGGGTGGTGACCCTGAGCAACAACCAGCCCAGCACCCCTGCCCAGGTTCGCTTCTACCAGACCAGCACCCTCCAGCCAGGCAATTTCGATGCCCTGCGGCTGGTGGGTAGTTGGAATCTGGACGAGCCCATCGTGACCCTGCTCTACCGCCGCAGCCTAGAGCAGGGGGTGGCCGACCAGCTCTGGGTACTCACCCCCAGCCGCCTGCGGCGGTACAACGCCAGCAACCTTGGCGTGGACGATGTGGGAACCCCAGCGCTCGACGGCTTTGACCAGGCCCTGCCGGTAGACTGCTCGAGGGGCTATCTACGCCAGGGGCAGAGCAACCTTTTGCTGGTCTGCCCCCCCGCACCAGCTACCCCTCCGCGCCCCATCGAGGAATACCGGGCCTGGAGGATTCCTTTCACGGCCACCGTCCTCCCAGACCCCCTGGATTTTCTGGACGCCAACCTGGTGCGCTTGAGCGTTCCCGTGCGGCTCACCCTGGGCCCCAGCGACCAACTGCTCTACCTCACGCCCAGCCAGTTCGGACAATACGATTTCATCACCCCCCCTATCGAGCGACCCCTAAACCTTAGCGCCTCGAGCCCCACCGACCTGATTTTTGCGGGCCAGGCCCTAGGCCTGTTCGACGACAACGACCCCACCACCACCGACACCACCCTGGTGACCTGGAACCTGGGCGCCACCAGCGAGGTAGGCCTTGTGCGAGACACCAACATCGCCGCCCGGCAGTTTGCCCGGGGCGCCCCGCCGGTGTTTGTGCTGGGCACCGGGCTGGCCCGGTTCGAGGGGGGGTTTTTGCTCCCTCGAGAGACCGAGACCGGGCTTACCCGAACGCTCCGCTACGCCGACGCCGTGGCAGGGCTGGATCAGTTCTTGTACCTGGCCGATGCCTCCAGCCCCACCGTGCGGGTCTTAGACCTGACCGTCAATATTGCCAGCGTCCTCACCAGCGCCGGGGTTCGCACCACTTTGCTAAGCTCCAACTTCCAGGAGCGCATCACCGGGCTGGCCTTTATCCCGGTGGAGTAGGTCTTTATCAAACACTTCGCGTCCGATAGGAAGTGGGAGGTAGGAAGTAGGAGTAGGCGTTGGAACCCATCTCCTACCTCCTACCACCCCCACCTCGCTCGACACCGATAGTTGGTTAGACTCTAAAGGCGGTTTGCGCGCTTGCATTACCAAATATCCCTGTCCGGCCAACCCCGATTGGGGTAGTTTGGGGGTATGAACATCCACCATATCGGCATCGCCGTAGAAGACCTGGAACAAGCGGCCAAACCCTACCTGGCGCTGGGCTACACCCTCGAGGCCCAGGGCACCGTAGAAAGCCAGGGGGTCGAGGTCTGGATGCTGAAAAGCGGGCCCGGCCGGCTCGAGCTCCTGCGAGCCACCCGCCCCGACTCGGCCATCGCCCGCTTCATCGAGAAACGCGGGCCGGGCCTGCACCACATCGCCCTGGCCACCCCCAACCTTACCGCCGAATTACAACGACTGGCCGCCAGCGGCACGCCTCTGATTGACGCCGCCCCGCGCCCCGGTTTTGGGGGGCACCTGGTGGCCTTCATTCACCCCAAATGGTTCGGGGGGGTACTGGTCGAACTGGTGGAGGCCCACGAGTAGCCTACTCGGCCCTCCGGCTGGGCCAGCGCAGGTTCCCCGAGCGGTAGGCCCGCCAGGCCGCCAGCGCCACCGCAAAGCCCACCCCGGCCAGCAAAATCAGGTATACGTAGCGCTCGAGGTGCGGAATCTTGGAGCCCACATAGTAGGCCACCAAGGTCAGGCCCTGCGTCCAGAGCAGGCTGCCCAGCAAACTGAGCACAAAAAAGCGCCACCAGGGCATCTTCACCGTCCCGCAGGTGAACGGCACCACCGCCCGGAACACCGGCACGTACGGGCCAATCAGAATCGAAAGCGGGCCAAACCGGGCCATAAAGCGCCGGGTGCGTTCCAAGTCCTCGGGTTTGACCTTGGCTTTGCTCAGCAGGGCCGGCCCGATCTTGCGACCCAGAAAATAGCCCAGGTTGTTGCCCAGCACCGAGCCCAAAAAGAGCGCCAGGAGGGCTATGGAGAGTTGCAGTTTGTTGGCCGCCGCCAGCAAACCCACCGCAATCAAAAGCGAGTCCCCCGGCAGAAAAAACCCCACCAGCAAACCGGTCTCCACAAATACCGTGGCAAAAATACCCAGGTAGCCGACCGCCTGCACATACGCCGTCACATCCATACCCTTCACCCTACGGCATCCTGGGGTCGAAGGGCAACCTGAGCTAAAGCCGCACCGCCCTGGCTATTGCGGCCACAGGTACAACAGCATCAGGACAGCTCCCAGCAAGCCGGTATTTTTCATGAAGTTGACCATCTCGCCCATGCGCTGCATGGGGTCTTGGAGAGCCCAGAAGTTGTGCATCCAGGGGGTGACAAACAGCAGGAACACCACCAGTAGCCATAGCCCCACCTGCACGTACAGGCCCGTCAGGATGGCCAGCCCGCCCAACAGCAACATCAGGCCCGTTACGTAGACAGCAAAAGCCGGCATCGGCACGCCTTTGCTCTGGGCGTAGGGGATCATCTGCTTGCTCATGACGAAGTGGTTAAAACCGTTGAGGATGAAGAAGCCTCCCAACAAGATTCTTCCGATCCAGAAAAGCAGTTCCATGGCTCACCTCCTATACTCGAGGTGTCCTTATCATTATTTATAAAGCGCTTTGTATTGTCAAGCGGTCAATCAAATTTATCCTGCCCTCAGGACACACCCTCCCCGATTACGGGTTGTACTTGCGCGTATTCCCCATCAACCCCGCTGCCCAAACCTCGCCGTGGGTGCGGAGACCCCAGATCAACGAAGCCATCCAGCCCGCAGTACGCTCGAAAGAAGGGTTTTCCAGGTGGCTTCCCTACCGGGGGGGGAAAATCTGCAGCTCCAATACCCGGCCCCGGGGGCTGCGGCTGGCGGCATAGACCAAGCTCTCGCCAATCTCGGCGGGGTCTACCCAGGCCATGGGATCGGCATCGGGCATCTCCTTGCGGTTGGCCGGGGTATCTACAGCGCCCATAGGGTAGACAATCGCCACCCGTACGGCCGTACCACCCAGTTCGGCATCCAACGAACG contains the following coding sequences:
- a CDS encoding LptF/LptG family permease, with translation MNTLDRYLTKEVGASVLGALAVVVLALLGGALYEVLAPLLARGADPWVVSQYLAFRVPEALVRGAPLAFLFALLLVLSRMGEESELKAMLAGGVSKLRVLFPLLLLGSFLFVVCLIAADSLVPRSLQQGQNVLRQAVLQKPRALLQPGTRLVDAYGRIVYVGEVGESGIGQVRVITAEEILVAEKGRFEQGALVLSEGMRVTYGGARPRTVARFERATVPLVELSLEPPGGLFSLTVAELRQRIAQYKAQGLPYHAELTALNRKWAEPAAVYSFAIFAVGLAFFLLGGSRSLGMLGVVVLTFIYYATWSVGRIMGEQGVLHPILAAWGPNLLYALAGLALLRLGKR
- a CDS encoding DoxX family membrane protein: MELLFWIGRILLGGFFILNGFNHFVMSKQMIPYAQSKGVPMPAFAVYVTGLMLLLGGLAILTGLYVQVGLWLLVVFLLFVTPWMHNFWALQDPMQRMGEMVNFMKNTGLLGAVLMLLYLWPQ
- the mce gene encoding methylmalonyl-CoA epimerase, with the protein product MNIHHIGIAVEDLEQAAKPYLALGYTLEAQGTVESQGVEVWMLKSGPGRLELLRATRPDSAIARFIEKRGPGLHHIALATPNLTAELQRLAASGTPLIDAAPRPGFGGHLVAFIHPKWFGGVLVELVEAHE
- a CDS encoding LPS-assembly protein LptD, with amino-acid sequence MLIFILWTPGLAQETEQAPATGGKRLKILEAERLELRNENNEELVILVGNPVKMDRDGESIEAPRVVFNRTRKRLLLLGGVRYKDKQGQLIEAEELELFTDDESFEAIQVRIESGEFYLEGPICQRAAGQILLQEGYLTPCQRCEQEVADYAFQAQEVLLYPGDRIIARGVWVLLRGERTLYLPVLLLFLNERRPKLEFGQSESDGVFVTADLPYVAEFGIGFTLLRYFERRGWGFGFDHYGIGAALEHYQFLYLPPPAGLVLPDSDPRKDGIFKYRFSYKLEEPDWRLEGQVVRDDSSQVEPRFLQGAGGQPDYTTFFLEGATRQGEPLYRLTLDGYLDHNPLALPNERTTPKRLPEAEVSFPRGIEGELRLNGRVLLGYYEAPSNPLNRSARRLGPYIGAGRLWVEYRSSYRPATPPWPGLSFSLENTFIGRYYSTQNFDPQGNPTEFERLIRWDTRASLGQTLGAFSVNLSVSRNVVEGETPFQFDFERPQRTSRLEGSFSFNPDPLFSFTARASRDLERRIFDPPAEFALTSRPFPWFNLTTSISRDLEQGRWGLLRSNLGLSPAPFSLNLAYERQLELGLDRLFSLSAAYNPQPFNFSLRTAYRYWDVQEKEVRPPEQIPLIARYDPLELAASYNPPGNTTSLSHSRDLNNGQAIRTELNVVLQEPPDSFRLRLSFTHLYAPLPSLTNPNPGVTPALFDGLAQLTLSLHTLAFAHTIGFAAGSETRFRLGYQYSADLFQADLLWNYREGLLRNPRLFVRAAVREPEVFINEVSAEFHFPESENPLTLEDDTQAFLRFVRFSGELEIFPAPLRLEDPPGLSLQGFVALERLSNNSGRFRVTLREFGPTFSFMGLEKTRLFYRMVWNAPESGGVNPKEFFLPNLEGTLLRPRFDLIIDRCCWAFRASLDTLKQEFKFSFALGGDAAEFLFNQNNIVLPGGIKLPSPGGR
- a CDS encoding DedA family protein translates to MDVTAYVQAVGYLGIFATVFVETGLLVGFFLPGDSLLIAVGLLAAANKLQLSIALLALFLGSVLGNNLGYFLGRKIGPALLSKAKVKPEDLERTRRFMARFGPLSILIGPYVPVFRAVVPFTCGTVKMPWWRFFVLSLLGSLLWTQGLTLVAYYVGSKIPHLERYVYLILLAGVGFAVALAAWRAYRSGNLRWPSRRAE